From the Candidatus Brocadiia bacterium genome, one window contains:
- a CDS encoding ATP-binding protein, with protein MPYLFFFVLIIHFVAYAAGRLVNELATERYLRNELKRRTEMLEVLKEMSIGIAHELRNPLTAIKGAVQSLSKKASSPPPNQSNTQNILNRNTSELDDQKLINTVLKETDRLNKIISDFLDFARERPVLIKNINLTEVIQDVVMLIKQGSRVRDGKTGDLFDISVDAPTNINCKADPEQIKQVLYNLIHNAVEASSPGGKIIVKAYLTNRPSRTIRGNQNLIAIEVIDYGKGVPSENMKKIFEPFFTTKPQGVGLGLAIAHRIVQSHKGEITVENIEPKGAKFTVLLPLN; from the coding sequence TTGCCGTATCTTTTCTTTTTCGTTTTGATTATTCACTTCGTAGCCTATGCAGCAGGCCGCTTGGTTAACGAGCTGGCTACGGAACGCTATCTCCGAAATGAACTGAAAAGGCGCACCGAAATGCTGGAAGTGCTCAAAGAAATGAGTATCGGCATCGCTCACGAATTGCGCAACCCGCTAACTGCAATTAAAGGAGCAGTCCAGAGTTTGTCCAAAAAAGCCTCATCCCCGCCCCCTAATCAATCTAACACCCAGAATATTTTAAACCGTAATACATCCGAACTTGATGATCAGAAACTGATAAATACCGTTCTTAAGGAAACAGACCGTCTTAATAAAATTATCAGCGACTTTCTTGATTTTGCCCGGGAACGGCCGGTATTAATAAAAAACATTAACCTAACCGAAGTAATTCAAGACGTGGTGATGCTTATAAAACAAGGTTCCAGGGTTCGGGACGGCAAAACAGGTGATTTGTTTGATATCAGCGTTGATGCCCCGACAAATATCAACTGCAAAGCGGATCCGGAACAAATAAAACAAGTCTTATACAACCTTATACACAATGCAGTCGAGGCCAGTTCTCCCGGGGGGAAAATAATAGTTAAGGCCTATTTAACGAATAGGCCGTCGCGAACTATCCGTGGCAATCAAAATCTCATAGCTATAGAAGTCATCGACTACGGCAAAGGTGTTCCTTCGGAAAACATGAAAAAAATATTTGAGCCTTTTTTCACCACCAAACCCCAGGGAGTTGGATTGGGTCTAGCCATAGCCCACCGCATTGTTCAATCCCATAAAGGCGAGATAACCGTAGAAAATATCGAACCAAAAGGCGCCAAATTCACCGTCCTTTTGCCGCTAAACTAA